Proteins co-encoded in one Christiangramia fulva genomic window:
- a CDS encoding sensor histidine kinase: protein MKIKTKIILSFGFLFLMIILLGSVGSFYVRQLGNDAAEILKENNRSLIYMENIDNDLDVILKQVTVDDQLPSSEIIPNIEENLELQKANITELGEKGLTAELENSFGALLAAMENGNMDQIKRNVFQAKQLARKIYNLNQEKILVRNEKVTKTAKEVYIYITSVSFCAFVIAFFFSIGMPGYLIKPIQRFNEAIKKIAAGNYSTRIKINNNDEFGQLGNSFNFMSARLEEFESSSYSKILSEKKRLDSVINQMSEGILGLDDRKNIIFANKKMLSLLNVEESKVKGKYAPDIAVHNALLHNLLGPIMISNGKYSTESSPIKVTENNIEKLFSKQYFDITTTANGESNLLIGHVVMLHDITNFAEKDRAKTRFIATLSHELKTPVAAIEMGTDLLKNRQTGNLNDEQQNWLEVINNNNLRIKNIINEILELAQIESGSIEIRKEKIRLGKILELAVQAVQPFLRKKDIKIEVNNPTENVILEVDGQKLSWVLNNLLINAIRYAPKSSLISVNTLLSGKEVKISVRDEGKGITQEQKNNIFKPFFKGKNKNSSGTGLGLVISKEFVEAMGGKIGVTSQINEGAEFWIKFNIADNE, encoded by the coding sequence ATGAAAATTAAAACCAAAATAATCCTTTCTTTCGGATTTTTATTCCTCATGATCATCCTTCTAGGATCGGTTGGAAGTTTTTACGTTAGGCAATTGGGAAACGATGCGGCAGAAATTCTGAAAGAGAATAACCGCAGTTTAATCTATATGGAAAATATAGATAATGACCTTGATGTAATTTTAAAACAAGTGACGGTTGATGATCAATTACCTTCTTCTGAAATCATCCCAAATATTGAAGAGAATCTGGAACTTCAAAAGGCCAATATTACCGAGTTGGGAGAAAAAGGTCTCACCGCAGAATTGGAGAATTCTTTTGGTGCCTTGCTTGCCGCCATGGAGAACGGAAATATGGACCAGATCAAGAGGAATGTTTTCCAGGCAAAGCAGCTCGCCAGGAAAATCTATAATTTGAATCAGGAGAAGATCCTGGTAAGAAATGAAAAGGTAACCAAAACGGCCAAAGAGGTGTACATCTATATCACCAGTGTGTCGTTTTGCGCTTTTGTCATCGCCTTCTTTTTTTCCATTGGAATGCCTGGTTATCTAATCAAACCCATTCAAAGGTTCAATGAAGCCATTAAGAAGATTGCTGCCGGTAATTATAGCACACGTATTAAAATAAATAACAACGATGAATTTGGACAGCTTGGGAATTCTTTCAATTTCATGTCGGCTAGGCTGGAAGAATTTGAAAGCAGCAGTTATTCAAAGATACTTTCGGAGAAAAAACGTCTTGATTCGGTGATCAATCAAATGAGCGAAGGAATTTTAGGGTTAGATGATCGCAAAAACATCATTTTTGCTAATAAAAAAATGCTTTCTCTTCTAAATGTAGAGGAATCAAAGGTTAAAGGTAAATATGCTCCCGATATTGCTGTTCATAACGCTCTTTTACATAATCTGTTAGGACCAATTATGATTAGCAATGGTAAATATTCAACGGAAAGTTCTCCTATTAAAGTTACTGAAAACAATATAGAGAAGCTTTTTTCAAAACAATATTTTGATATTACAACTACTGCAAATGGAGAATCCAATCTATTAATCGGACATGTAGTAATGCTTCATGATATTACAAATTTCGCTGAAAAAGACAGGGCTAAAACCCGTTTTATTGCCACTTTAAGTCATGAATTGAAAACTCCCGTTGCCGCAATAGAAATGGGAACCGATCTTTTAAAAAACAGGCAAACAGGAAATCTAAATGATGAACAGCAAAATTGGCTTGAAGTTATCAATAATAACAATCTCAGGATAAAAAATATTATTAATGAGATTTTAGAATTAGCACAAATTGAAAGCGGGAGTATTGAGATAAGGAAAGAAAAAATCAGACTGGGAAAAATTTTAGAACTGGCTGTCCAGGCGGTACAACCTTTTCTTCGGAAAAAAGATATTAAAATTGAAGTAAATAATCCTACTGAAAATGTGATCCTGGAAGTAGACGGTCAGAAACTAAGTTGGGTCTTGAACAATTTACTTATCAATGCTATCAGATATGCTCCAAAATCATCCTTGATTTCGGTAAATACATTGCTTTCCGGCAAAGAAGTTAAAATTTCGGTCAGAGATGAAGGTAAAGGTATTACCCAGGAACAAAAAAATAACATTTTTAAGCCTTTCTTTAAAGGGAAAAATAAAAATTCGAGCGGAACAGGTTTAGGGTTGGTAATTTCAAAAGAATTCGTAGAGGCCATGGGAGGAAAAATTGGAGTCACCTCTCAAATTAATGAAGGAGCTGAATTTTGGATAAAATTTAATATTGCGGATAATGAATAA
- a CDS encoding histidine kinase, whose protein sequence is MNAHSQPDRFLELIKKRRKGSLKVYLGMIAGVGKTYRMLQEAHELLRQGVDVRIGLIETHNREETQRLLKGIPQIPLKETYYKGKVLTEMDLESIIESRPEIVLVDELAHSNIPGSQNEKRWQDVIDLLEEGINVITAFNVQHLESMVDRVDSIAGIEVKETIPDHFLKHADEVVNIDLPAEDLINRLKDGKIYQGERIERALNNFFQPEKILQLRDLALRKVASLVEKRIEKNLPPDNRLKQERFMACISTNFESAKNIIRKTSRVADYYQAEWYVLYIKTTGEGTEKIDLKLQRKLINNFQFAEELGARVITVKENNISLAVYQKALELKITNIVMGKPHYTIWRQIRGKNHFDKLLKRLIDTDIDVIIVF, encoded by the coding sequence ATGAACGCACATTCACAACCTGATCGATTCCTCGAACTAATAAAGAAGCGCCGTAAAGGAAGCCTGAAAGTTTATCTTGGAATGATCGCAGGAGTGGGGAAAACGTACCGAATGCTTCAGGAAGCACATGAGCTCTTGCGACAGGGAGTGGATGTGCGTATAGGTCTGATTGAAACGCATAACCGGGAGGAAACACAGCGCCTTTTGAAGGGAATCCCTCAAATTCCTTTAAAGGAAACATATTATAAGGGAAAGGTCCTTACAGAAATGGATCTGGAAAGCATTATAGAAAGTCGTCCCGAGATCGTCCTGGTAGATGAGCTTGCCCATTCGAACATTCCCGGCAGCCAAAACGAAAAGCGCTGGCAGGATGTAATAGATTTGCTGGAAGAGGGGATCAATGTTATCACCGCTTTTAATGTTCAACACCTGGAAAGTATGGTCGATCGTGTAGATAGCATTGCGGGAATCGAGGTAAAGGAAACTATTCCCGATCATTTTCTCAAGCATGCCGATGAAGTGGTAAATATAGACCTTCCCGCTGAAGATCTAATAAACAGGCTAAAAGATGGAAAAATTTACCAGGGTGAAAGAATAGAAAGGGCATTGAACAATTTCTTTCAGCCGGAGAAAATTCTTCAACTAAGAGATCTGGCCCTAAGAAAAGTAGCTTCACTTGTAGAGAAGAGAATTGAAAAAAACTTGCCTCCTGATAACCGGTTGAAGCAGGAGCGTTTTATGGCCTGCATAAGTACCAACTTTGAAAGTGCTAAAAATATTATAAGAAAGACCTCTCGTGTCGCCGATTATTATCAGGCCGAGTGGTATGTACTATATATCAAGACAACAGGAGAAGGAACAGAAAAAATAGATTTAAAACTTCAAAGAAAATTAATCAATAACTTTCAGTTCGCCGAAGAATTGGGTGCCAGGGTTATTACCGTTAAAGAAAATAATATTTCTCTTGCCGTATACCAAAAGGCTTTAGAATTGAAGATCACTAATATTGTAATGGGAAAGCCGCATTACACTATTTGGAGGCAAATAAGGGGCAAAAATCACTTTGATAAATTACTTAAACGCCTCATAGATACAGATATAGATGTAATTATAGTTTTTTAA
- the mbpA gene encoding mobilization protein MbpA, producing MKKKPDSQLKLFKLKFPFEETENPRKNPDAPRENSTSEFSNSRCVPVDTILIAPDGRNEKKRFRGKGDLVKFRCSSFEKKLLLIKAKKSGLTLSEYCRRSAFGLEITERLSDDQIAIYKTLLQFHNNFKWIGNMFRRKDPRLSSAVYKLAEEIKSHLQKIV from the coding sequence ATGAAGAAAAAACCCGATTCCCAGCTTAAGCTTTTCAAGCTTAAATTTCCTTTTGAAGAAACTGAAAATCCAAGAAAAAATCCTGACGCTCCAAGAGAGAATTCAACGTCTGAATTCAGTAATTCAAGATGTGTGCCTGTGGACACAATCTTGATTGCTCCCGATGGTCGCAATGAAAAAAAGAGGTTTAGGGGGAAAGGTGATCTCGTTAAATTTCGATGCTCCTCCTTCGAAAAAAAATTATTGCTGATCAAAGCTAAAAAGAGCGGATTAACCCTTAGCGAATATTGCAGAAGAAGTGCTTTCGGATTAGAAATAACGGAAAGGCTTTCTGATGACCAAATTGCTATTTATAAAACACTGCTGCAATTCCACAACAATTTCAAATGGATCGGAAATATGTTTCGTCGGAAAGATCCTCGTCTTTCATCTGCGGTTTATAAACTTGCAGAAGAAATTAAGTCTCACCTTCAAAAAATTGTATGA
- a CDS encoding DUF6730 family protein — protein sequence MAKVEELMALMIDEINRYEQLIKKMEKLQQQKIEIDVIKLEEFLKAHENQMEQSRNILEKFHRKMEKLMEDANVYPKWAVIVFIISLLINCGLIFYIIILL from the coding sequence ATGGCAAAAGTAGAAGAACTAATGGCACTGATGATCGACGAGATCAACAGGTATGAGCAGCTGATTAAAAAAATGGAAAAGCTGCAGCAGCAAAAAATAGAAATCGATGTAATAAAATTAGAAGAATTCCTAAAAGCTCATGAAAATCAAATGGAGCAGAGCAGAAACATTCTGGAAAAATTTCATCGAAAAATGGAAAAATTAATGGAGGATGCCAATGTATACCCGAAATGGGCGGTGATAGTGTTTATAATTTCTCTTTTAATCAATTGCGGATTAATATTCTATATAATCATCCTGTTATAA
- a CDS encoding relaxase/mobilization nuclease domain-containing protein, translated as MMIGKGKSISHTRASMTYGWNQEKEAKVVFKQELIGETPKEITKEFQAIQELNENCQRNTLSFVLSPTIEDGQKLSNKQLKEICKSFVEKMDLGDHQAIAFVHKDKEHKHIHLYVNRINYQGQAYNDSFIGKRSQLMAEKVALEHKLETVKEVQMEKLINLKDIRAEIKRRHDIALKSFRPNTFERYQEAMHCNGVRVIPCINKAEKLQGFRFEFDKYNLKGSEIHRSMSMGNIAKQLDKNQQRYNEIGKQLAAKMIGKGLDAAGNIPLKLAKEVIKKTISKGMDLGM; from the coding sequence ATGATGATTGGAAAAGGAAAATCAATTAGTCATACCCGGGCCTCAATGACTTATGGATGGAACCAGGAAAAAGAAGCCAAGGTAGTTTTTAAACAGGAACTCATCGGTGAAACACCTAAAGAGATCACAAAGGAATTTCAGGCCATTCAAGAGCTAAATGAAAATTGCCAAAGAAACACTCTATCTTTTGTCTTAAGTCCTACTATTGAAGACGGTCAAAAACTTAGCAACAAACAACTAAAGGAAATCTGTAAATCTTTCGTGGAGAAAATGGACCTGGGAGATCACCAGGCAATTGCCTTTGTGCATAAGGATAAAGAACATAAACATATCCATTTATACGTAAACCGAATCAATTACCAGGGTCAGGCCTATAATGATAGTTTTATAGGAAAACGTAGCCAATTGATGGCTGAAAAGGTCGCCCTTGAACATAAGTTAGAAACGGTAAAGGAGGTGCAAATGGAGAAGCTAATCAATCTAAAGGATATCCGTGCAGAGATCAAAAGAAGACATGATATTGCTTTAAAAAGTTTTCGGCCTAACACTTTTGAAAGATACCAGGAGGCCATGCACTGCAATGGAGTAAGAGTAATCCCTTGTATCAATAAAGCAGAGAAGCTGCAAGGATTTCGTTTTGAGTTTGATAAATACAATTTAAAGGGAAGTGAAATTCACCGAAGCATGAGCATGGGCAACATTGCAAAACAACTGGATAAAAACCAGCAGCGTTACAATGAAATAGGAAAACAACTGGCAGCTAAAATGATCGGGAAAGGTCTGGACGCGGCAGGAAACATACCCCTTAAACTAGCCAAGGAGGTAATCAAGAAAACAATATCTAAGGGTATGGATTTGGGAATGTAA
- a CDS encoding MutS-related protein, translating into MKEATSFYNNRLKKYQSAHSKISRKLVISGMLRLLAFLLFCAAVYFFFGNLQVLLPAALVLIVLFIFLVSRHNDLKKEKEKLSELININEQELNILKTHDYSELTDGKEFEKEDHEYCRDIDLFGRKSFFQYLNRTALKEGKAKLAESLLENECDNILKKQEATRELSAKADWRQDFTATARLVRSETRSSTILDWLGNYQQFVPKIMAWIPGLFSVISVGVFLAFYFSIIPGLAVGLWLVIGIGITAIYLKKVNELSEKAGKTMDTFQQYHQLLALIEKEDFEAAYLKDFKESIQSEKEKASVLLKKFSRKIDSLDQRNNFLFGFLANGFFLWDLRYAYAIEKWIGNYSEIVEHWFEAVETLDAWNSLGNFDFNHQHYVYPEILSENKGIKAKKLGHPLLNPDKRVTNDFEINSEEFFIITGANMAGKSTFLRTVALQILMSNIGLPVCAESCQYSPIKLITSMRTSDSLGDDESYFFSELKRLKFIVDHIEKDQYFIILDEILKGTNSTDKAIGSKKFVQRLVKSGSTGIIATHDLSLCEISEELIAVKNFYFDAEILHNELHFDYQLKNGICKNMNASFLLRKMKIVDEEN; encoded by the coding sequence ATGAAAGAAGCAACCTCATTTTACAATAACCGACTAAAAAAATACCAGTCTGCTCACAGCAAAATCTCCAGGAAACTGGTCATTTCAGGTATGTTAAGACTCCTGGCATTTCTGTTATTCTGTGCCGCTGTTTATTTCTTCTTCGGAAATCTTCAGGTTCTTTTACCGGCGGCCCTTGTTCTTATCGTTCTTTTTATTTTCCTGGTTTCCAGGCATAACGATCTTAAAAAGGAAAAAGAAAAGCTCAGTGAGTTGATCAATATCAATGAACAGGAACTTAATATCCTGAAAACTCATGATTATTCTGAGTTGACTGACGGAAAGGAATTTGAAAAAGAAGACCATGAATATTGCCGGGATATTGATCTTTTCGGAAGAAAATCCTTTTTCCAGTATCTAAACCGTACGGCGTTAAAGGAAGGAAAAGCAAAACTGGCTGAAAGTCTGCTTGAAAACGAGTGTGATAATATCCTGAAAAAACAGGAAGCAACCAGGGAATTAAGCGCAAAAGCCGACTGGCGCCAGGATTTTACAGCAACAGCCAGGCTTGTGAGAAGCGAAACAAGATCGTCTACTATACTTGATTGGCTGGGAAATTACCAACAGTTCGTTCCTAAAATAATGGCCTGGATCCCAGGTTTATTTTCGGTCATTTCTGTTGGAGTTTTTCTGGCATTTTATTTTTCGATTATTCCCGGATTGGCGGTGGGTCTTTGGCTGGTTATCGGAATAGGAATAACCGCTATTTATTTGAAGAAAGTGAATGAACTTTCCGAAAAAGCCGGAAAAACAATGGATACTTTTCAGCAATATCACCAATTACTGGCGTTGATTGAAAAGGAAGATTTCGAGGCAGCTTATCTCAAAGATTTTAAAGAATCCATTCAATCTGAAAAAGAAAAAGCCTCAGTTCTTCTGAAGAAATTTTCCCGCAAGATCGATTCTCTGGACCAGCGTAATAATTTCCTTTTCGGTTTCCTCGCAAATGGCTTTTTTCTATGGGACCTTCGCTACGCTTATGCCATTGAAAAATGGATCGGGAATTATTCAGAAATCGTAGAGCACTGGTTTGAAGCCGTTGAAACCCTCGACGCCTGGAACAGCCTGGGAAATTTTGATTTTAACCATCAGCATTACGTCTATCCCGAAATCCTTTCTGAAAATAAAGGAATAAAAGCCAAAAAACTTGGTCATCCTCTATTAAATCCCGATAAAAGAGTAACCAATGATTTTGAGATCAATTCGGAAGAATTTTTTATTATCACCGGTGCAAATATGGCCGGAAAAAGTACTTTTTTACGTACCGTTGCCCTTCAGATATTGATGTCGAATATTGGTCTTCCTGTTTGTGCAGAATCTTGTCAGTACTCCCCGATCAAGCTCATTACGAGTATGCGAACCAGCGACTCGCTTGGCGATGATGAATCTTATTTCTTTTCAGAATTAAAACGCCTGAAATTTATTGTAGATCATATTGAAAAGGATCAATATTTTATTATTCTGGACGAAATTTTGAAAGGCACCAACAGCACCGATAAAGCCATCGGCTCCAAAAAATTTGTGCAGCGCCTGGTAAAAAGTGGTTCTACAGGAATCATTGCGACTCATGATCTTAGTCTTTGTGAAATTTCAGAAGAATTAATAGCCGTAAAAAACTTCTATTTTGATGCTGAAATCCTTCATAATGAACTGCATTTCGACTATCAACTGAAGAACGGAATCTGCAAAAACATGAACGCTTCGTTTTTACTTCGGAAAATGAAGATCGTCGATGAAGAGAATTGA
- a CDS encoding FAD:protein FMN transferase, whose amino-acid sequence MNKAKFLKFFIPLVLLIITEILFLNKNYNNHYITLKGDIYGTFYSIKYRSHTNFQEGIDSIFSSIDNAVSYFNPTSEISIFNKNGQFLHPSKIFLEQLNRARFYYQKTQGAFEPTLSPIIEAWGFGFRAGNKPTPSQVDSLLNLVSFEKNIYFNDTVVKAVKKNTTINLTAMGEGFTIDKIAKYLDTKKIQDYKVEIGGEIKCHGVNEKGEIWRIGIENPNFSLGKEENRILKIVKLDDAAISTSGSYRKFYLDSTGRRRPHIIDPKTGYPVSHNLLSASIKCKSAEKADAMATACMVLGLRKSIDLIKADSGLEGFLIYDDETNTLDTWKSENF is encoded by the coding sequence ATGAATAAAGCAAAATTTTTAAAATTTTTTATTCCGTTGGTTCTTTTAATAATTACTGAGATTTTATTTCTTAATAAAAATTATAATAATCATTATATTACTTTGAAAGGGGATATCTATGGAACTTTTTATTCTATCAAATATCGCTCTCATACTAATTTTCAAGAGGGTATAGATTCTATATTTTCTTCCATAGATAATGCCGTCAGCTATTTTAATCCAACATCAGAAATCAGCATTTTTAATAAGAATGGCCAGTTTTTACATCCTTCGAAAATATTTCTGGAGCAACTGAATCGCGCCAGGTTTTATTATCAGAAAACACAGGGGGCTTTTGAACCCACCCTTTCTCCTATAATAGAAGCCTGGGGATTTGGTTTTAGAGCTGGTAATAAACCCACACCTTCACAGGTGGACTCTTTGTTGAACTTAGTTTCTTTTGAAAAAAATATTTATTTTAATGATACGGTGGTCAAAGCTGTTAAAAAGAACACAACCATTAATTTAACAGCTATGGGTGAAGGATTTACTATTGATAAAATTGCTAAATATTTAGATACAAAGAAAATTCAGGATTATAAAGTCGAAATTGGAGGAGAAATTAAATGTCATGGTGTAAATGAAAAAGGTGAGATCTGGAGAATTGGTATTGAAAACCCAAATTTTAGTTTAGGAAAGGAGGAAAATAGAATCCTAAAAATTGTAAAGCTAGATGATGCTGCTATCAGTACATCGGGAAGCTATAGAAAATTTTATTTAGATTCTACGGGACGCAGGCGTCCGCATATTATTGATCCAAAGACTGGGTATCCCGTTTCTCATAACTTGCTTTCAGCATCCATAAAATGTAAGAGCGCAGAAAAGGCCGATGCTATGGCTACAGCGTGCATGGTTTTAGGGCTTAGAAAATCTATTGACCTGATTAAAGCAGATTCCGGATTGGAAGGTTTTTTAATTTATGACGATGAAACAAATACACTTGATACTTGGAAATCGGAAAATTTTTAA
- a CDS encoding PhnA domain-containing protein — MNLEILRERSDSTCELCAAKNNLDIYQIPDSPEESADTSILLCRTCKEQIENPEKVQPNHWRCLNDSMWSQVPAVQVMAYRMLHRLRTEGWPQDLLEMMYLEDDIKAWAKAGLKTEGASEEIIHKDSNGAVLEAGDTVMLTKDLNVKGSSLTAKRGTAVRRISLVHDNAEQIEGKIEGQQIVILTKFVKKA, encoded by the coding sequence ATGAACCTAGAAATTTTAAGAGAACGCAGTGATTCCACCTGTGAATTATGTGCTGCAAAGAACAATTTGGATATTTATCAAATCCCCGATTCTCCCGAAGAAAGTGCCGATACTTCAATTCTGCTCTGCCGTACCTGTAAAGAACAAATTGAAAATCCTGAAAAAGTACAGCCAAATCACTGGAGATGCCTGAATGACAGCATGTGGAGCCAGGTGCCGGCGGTTCAGGTGATGGCGTACAGAATGCTTCACCGTTTGCGAACTGAAGGCTGGCCGCAGGATCTTCTGGAGATGATGTATTTAGAGGATGATATAAAAGCCTGGGCGAAAGCTGGTTTAAAAACAGAAGGTGCTTCCGAAGAAATAATTCATAAAGACAGTAATGGTGCGGTACTGGAAGCGGGTGATACCGTCATGCTCACCAAAGATCTTAATGTTAAAGGTTCCAGCCTGACCGCTAAACGCGGAACAGCAGTAAGACGAATATCACTGGTTCATGACAATGCCGAACAGATTGAAGGGAAAATTGAAGGTCAGCAAATTGTGATACTCACCAAATTTGTGAAGAAAGCCTAG
- a CDS encoding outer membrane beta-barrel protein, whose translation MKNLIIAVFTIFSAGEVLAQEVEESKTSLKLSGYADVYYANFSNDMEPNEFQPYTTVAPRDARFGLNIAQTSLAYTSEKVRGNISLHWGDIPQATWSSEFTNIQEANIGIRLKGDWWLDAGFFTTHIGTESFLPKNNFLSSTAIATYNEPFYQAGAKLSYSGSEKWYGELWVVNGYNYFLDVNDAKSVGILLSYNFNDNTSLTYTNLFGKELPSGSGDDAFRTYHNLYLNAHFADKWFLQVGGDIGTQSHSGLSTPEETAIMYNALATLRYQVNDKLSFTGRGELFNDENGFISGLLPSSNDRPQGLEMWGITMGSEFRPIAHAYIRGETRFLHLNEDISFFEGDLDPNKRWEVLFTMGYQFDKLFER comes from the coding sequence ATGAAAAATTTAATCATAGCCGTTTTTACCATTTTTTCAGCAGGCGAGGTTCTGGCGCAGGAAGTGGAGGAAAGTAAAACAAGCTTAAAATTGTCGGGATATGCCGATGTGTATTATGCAAATTTCAGCAACGATATGGAACCTAATGAATTCCAACCCTATACCACGGTGGCTCCCAGGGATGCAAGATTTGGGCTCAATATAGCCCAAACAAGCCTTGCATACACTTCAGAAAAAGTGAGAGGAAACATAAGCCTGCACTGGGGTGATATCCCCCAGGCCACGTGGTCTTCAGAGTTTACCAACATACAGGAAGCAAATATTGGAATAAGATTAAAAGGCGACTGGTGGCTGGATGCCGGATTTTTTACCACCCATATCGGTACAGAGAGCTTCCTTCCAAAGAATAATTTCTTAAGCTCTACTGCTATCGCTACGTACAATGAACCTTTTTACCAGGCGGGGGCGAAACTCAGCTATTCCGGTTCTGAAAAGTGGTATGGAGAGTTATGGGTAGTCAATGGCTACAATTACTTCCTTGATGTTAATGATGCCAAATCGGTAGGAATTCTGCTAAGCTATAATTTTAATGATAATACCAGCCTTACCTACACCAATCTGTTTGGAAAGGAGTTGCCTTCGGGATCGGGCGATGATGCCTTCCGAACCTACCATAATTTATATCTGAATGCTCATTTCGCTGATAAGTGGTTCCTTCAGGTAGGGGGTGATATCGGAACACAGTCCCATTCGGGGCTCAGCACCCCAGAAGAGACTGCCATTATGTACAATGCTCTCGCTACACTGCGTTATCAGGTAAATGATAAATTATCTTTTACCGGAAGGGGAGAACTCTTCAATGATGAAAATGGTTTTATTAGCGGTTTGCTTCCTTCTTCCAATGATCGTCCTCAAGGTCTCGAAATGTGGGGTATCACCATGGGTTCCGAATTCCGGCCCATTGCACATGCTTACATCCGGGGCGAGACCAGGTTTTTACATCTCAATGAAGATATTAGCTTTTTTGAGGGTGATCTTGATCCTAATAAAAGATGGGAAGTTCTTTTTACCATGGGCTATCAATTTGACAAATTGTTTGAACGGTAA
- a CDS encoding dipeptidase: MDTIKDYLGKNRERFLDELIQLLKIPSISADPAFKKDMLTAAEAVKKSLLDAGCDLVEVCETPGHPVVFAEKIKDKDLPTVLVYGHYDVQPPDPLDLWDSPPFEPVIKKTKIHPEGAIFARGACDDKGQMFMHVKAMEYMTQNDVLPCNVKFMIEGEEEVGSAHLDWFIKENKDRLSNDVILISDTGMISREAPSITTGLRGLSYVEVEVTGPNRDLHSGLYGGAVANPLNILSQMIASLTDENNHITIPGFYDKVEQLSDEERSKMAEAPFNLEEYKKKLDIEDVYGEKGYSTLERGSIRPTLDVNGMWGGYIGEGAKTVLPSKAHAKISMRLVPDQDWKEITELFKKHFESIAPKSVKVEVKPHHGGFPYVTPINTIGYQAASKAYEQTFGKTPIPQRSGGSIPIVTLFEKELKSKIILMGFGLDTDAIHSPNEHFGVWNYLKGIETIPWFYKYFTEMSK, encoded by the coding sequence ATGGATACAATAAAAGACTATCTCGGTAAGAACCGGGAACGTTTTCTTGATGAATTAATTCAACTTCTTAAAATTCCTTCCATCAGTGCCGATCCTGCTTTTAAAAAGGATATGTTAACAGCAGCAGAGGCAGTTAAAAAAAGTTTATTAGATGCAGGCTGTGACCTTGTCGAGGTCTGCGAAACCCCAGGTCATCCTGTGGTCTTTGCAGAGAAAATAAAAGATAAAGATCTTCCAACAGTACTGGTTTATGGTCATTATGATGTGCAACCGCCGGATCCATTGGATCTTTGGGATTCGCCACCATTTGAACCTGTGATCAAAAAAACTAAGATACATCCTGAAGGGGCTATTTTCGCACGTGGAGCCTGTGATGACAAGGGACAAATGTTCATGCACGTGAAGGCGATGGAATACATGACCCAGAATGATGTGCTGCCCTGCAACGTCAAATTTATGATCGAAGGGGAAGAGGAGGTTGGAAGCGCTCATTTGGACTGGTTTATAAAGGAAAATAAAGACCGGTTGAGCAATGATGTGATTTTAATTTCCGATACAGGAATGATTTCCAGAGAAGCTCCTTCTATTACCACCGGTTTGCGCGGACTTTCCTATGTTGAAGTGGAAGTGACCGGTCCTAATCGTGATCTGCATAGCGGACTGTATGGTGGAGCGGTAGCCAATCCTCTCAATATTCTCAGCCAAATGATCGCTTCTTTGACCGATGAGAACAATCATATAACTATTCCCGGATTTTATGATAAAGTCGAACAGCTAAGCGACGAAGAACGATCAAAAATGGCTGAGGCGCCTTTCAATCTTGAAGAATATAAGAAAAAGCTTGATATTGAGGATGTTTACGGAGAGAAGGGCTATTCTACGCTCGAAAGAGGATCGATTCGACCAACCCTCGATGTCAACGGAATGTGGGGCGGGTACATTGGCGAGGGTGCCAAAACAGTGCTGCCTTCCAAAGCTCATGCAAAGATCTCAATGAGATTGGTTCCCGACCAGGACTGGAAAGAAATTACAGAGCTCTTCAAAAAACATTTTGAAAGCATCGCTCCAAAAAGTGTGAAGGTGGAAGTAAAACCTCATCATGGTGGTTTTCCTTATGTAACACCCATTAATACCATTGGTTATCAGGCGGCGAGCAAGGCTTATGAACAAACCTTCGGAAAAACTCCTATTCCTCAGCGTAGCGGTGGAAGCATTCCTATTGTGACGCTTTTTGAAAAAGAACTGAAAAGCAAGATCATCTTAATGGGATTTGGACTGGATACCGATGCAATCCATTCTCCTAATGAGCATTTTGGCGTATGGAATTACCTTAAAGGCATTGAAACCATCCCATGGTTTTACAAGTATTTTACAGAAATGAGTAAATAA
- a CDS encoding VF530 family DNA-binding protein: protein MDKKTKSGNEQPNNPLHGVKLTTIMEKLLDHYGWDGLADRININCFKNDPSIKSSLKFLRRTPWAREKVERLFLKTDF from the coding sequence ATGGATAAGAAAACCAAATCCGGCAACGAACAACCCAACAACCCCTTACACGGCGTGAAACTGACTACCATAATGGAAAAACTGTTAGATCATTACGGCTGGGATGGTCTTGCCGACAGGATTAACATCAATTGCTTTAAAAATGATCCATCAATTAAATCCAGCCTTAAGTTTTTACGCAGAACTCCCTGGGCCAGAGAAAAGGTAGAAAGACTATTTCTGAAGACAGATTTTTAA